In Melospiza melodia melodia isolate bMelMel2 chromosome 11, bMelMel2.pri, whole genome shotgun sequence, the following proteins share a genomic window:
- the LOC134422894 gene encoding P-selectin-like isoform X2, whose amino-acid sequence MELRGGEPLSYSAHEGSHHTSASSLFHQHGHMDTGAAVGLQSARRTRTLGSPGTSLGIAAITWGMVLWMQVGAWTYHYSDQGDYTWEQARNFCQTFFTDLVAIQNQQEIEYLNKSLPFHGRYYWIGIRKLGGIWTWVGTGKVLSKEAENWARGEPNNRRSNQDCVEIYIQRPQQAGKWNDEPCNRKKKALCYRASCQPFLCSQRGECVETIGSYRCECYPGFRGPECTDAVQCAKLEPKGVPMNCSHPYGHFSYNSTCEFGCHEGFERRGAGVLRCLPSQEWSANIPTCTAVTCPVLRAPDQGELNCSHVHGDFTFGSTCAFSCQKGFVLKGPESRECTALGTWTGDATRCEAIACPVLSAPDQGEMHCSHLHGNFTYGSVCAFSCQTGFALVGLQSRECTALGTWTGNTSHCEAVTCPVLRAPEKGQLNCSHVHGDFTFGSTCAFSCQKGFVLKGPESRECTALGTWTGDATRCEAIACLLLSAPEKGEMRCSHLHGNFTFGSTCAFSCQKGFVLKGPESRECTATGTWTGGTPRCEAVTCPVVRAPDQGELNCSHVHGDFTFGSTCAFSCQKGFVLKGPESRECTALGNWTADATRCEAIACPVLSAPDQGEMHCSHLHGNFTYGSVCAFSCQTGFALVGLQSRECTALGTWTGNTSHCEAVTCPALRAPDQGELNCSHVHGDFTFGSTCAFSCQKGFVLMGSDSRKCTATGTWTGDAPRCEAIKCSALTSPKMGQAACSHLHGDFTFGSTCAFSCQKGFVLKGPESRECTALGTWTGDPTHCKAISCPVLSPPSRGQLSCSHVHGNFTYNSTCIFSCEEGFVRMGAEVLQCEATGNWTRDPPVCAEDGAFLKQVLAYSSGSALAVAGLVLSGGLIALLAKRLSDREEKRKLLKPTSDLGAPGTFTNSAYDANL is encoded by the exons ATGGAGCTGAGAGGTGGTGAGCCACTGTCCTACTCAGCCCACGAGGGATCTCATCACACCTCAGCCTCCTCTCTCTTCCACCAGCATGGGCACATGGACACG GGCGCTGCAGTGGGACTGCAATCTGCCAGGAGGACACGGACTCTGGGCTCTcctggcacctccctgggcatCGCTGCCATCACATGGG GCATGGTGCTGTGGATGCAGGTGGGTGCCTGGACCTACCACTACAGTGACCAAGGAGACTACACGTGGGAGCAGGCCAGGAATTTCTGCCAGACCTTCTTTACCGACCTGGTGGCAATCCAGAACCAGCAGGAGATCGAGTACCTCAACAAGAGCCTGCCCTTCCACGGGCGCTACTACTGGATCGGCATACGCAAGCTGGGCGGCATCTGGACCTGGGTGGGCACCGGGAAGGTGCTGTCCAAGGAGGCAGAGAACTGGGCACGGGGGGAGCCCAACAACCGCCGCTCCAACCAGGACTGCGTGGAGATCTACATCCAGCGGCCACAGCAGGCCGGCAAGTGGAACGACGAGCCCTGCAACCGGAAGAAGAAGGCGCTGTGCTACCGGG cctcctgccagcccttCCTGTGCAGCCAGCGTGGCGAGTGCGTGGAGACCATTGGGAGCTACCGCTGCGAGTGCTACCCCGGCTTCCGCGGCCCTGAGTGCACAGATG CTGTGCAGTGTGCCAAGCTGGAGCCCAAGGGAGTGCCCATGAACTGCAGCCATCCCTACGGACACTTCAGCTACAACTCCACCTGTGAGTTTGGGTGCCACGAGGGATTTGAGCGGCGAGGGGCGGGCGTGCTGCGGTGCCTGCCTTCCCAGGAGTGGTCAGCAAACATCCCCACCTGCACAG CCGTCACCTgtccagtgctcagagctccagaccagGGAGAGCTGAACTGCTCCCACGTCCATGGGGACTTCACCTTTGGCTCCACGTGTGCCTTCTCCTGCCAGAAGGGGTTTGTGCTGAAGGGGCCGGAGAGCCGTGagtgcacagccctggggacctGGACAGGGGATGCAACAAGATGTGAAG CAATTGCCTGCCCAGTGCTCAGTGCTCCAGATCAGGGGGAGATGCACTGCTCCCACCTCCATGGCAACTTCACCTATGGATCCGTGTGTGCCTTCTCCTGCCAGACAGGATTTGCCTTGGTGGGGCTGCAGAGCCGTGAGTGCACAGCCTTGGGGACCTGGACTGGGAACACATCACACTGTGAAG CTGTCACctgcccagtgctcagagctccagaaaaGGGACAGCTGAACTGCTCCCACGTCCATGGGGACTTCACCTTTGGCTCCACGTGTGCCTTCTCCTGCCAGAAGGGGTTTGTGCTGAAGGGGCCGGAGAGCCGTGagtgcacagccctggggacctGGACAGGGGATGCAACAAGATGTGAAG CAATTGCCTGTCTACTGCTCAGTGCTCCAGAAAAAGGAGAGATGCGCTGCTCCCACCTCCATGGCAACTTCACCTTTGGCTCCACGTGTGCCTTTTCCTGCCAGAAGGGGTTTGTGCTGAAGGGGCCGGAGAGCCGTGAGTGCACAGCCACGGGGACCTGGACAGGGGGCACCCCACGCTGTGAAG ctgtcacctgcCCAGTGGTCAGAGCTCCAGACCAGGGAGAGCTGAACTGCTCCCACGTCCATGGGGACTTCACCTTTGGCTCCACGTGTGCCTTCTCCTGCCAGAAGGGGTTTGTGCTGAAGGGGCCGGAGAGCCGTGagtgcacagccctggggaactgGACAGCGGATGCAACAAGATGTGAAG CAATTGCCTGCCCAGTGCTCAGTGCTCCAGACCAGGGGGAGATGCACTGCTCCCACCTCCATGGCAACTTCACCTATGGATCCGTGTGTGCCTTCTCCTGCCAGACAGGATTTGCCTTGGTGGGGCTGCAGAGCCGTGAGTGCACAGCCTTGGGGACCTGGACTGGGAACACATCACACTGTGAAG CTGTCACCTGTCCagcgctcagagctccagaccagGGAGAGCTGAACTGCTCCCACGTCCATGGGGACTTCACCTTTGGCTCCACGTGTGCCTTCTCCTGCCAGAAGGGGTTTGTGCTGATGGGGTCAGACAGTCGCAAGTGCACAGCCACGGGGACCTGGACAGGGGATGCCCCACGCTGTGAAG CCATCAAATGCTCAGCACTGACCAGCCCCAAGATGGGCCAGGCTGCCTGCTCCCACCTCCATGGGGACTTCACCTTTGGCTCCACGTGTGCCTTCTCCTGCCAGAAGGGGTTTGTGCTGAAGGGGCCGGAGAGCCGTGagtgcacagccctggggacctGGACTGGGGACCCCACACATTGCAAAG CCATCAGCTGCCCAGTGCTGTCCCCCCCCAGCAGAGGCCAGCTGAGCTGCTCTCATGTGCATGGGAACTTCACCTACAACTCCACGTGCATCTTTTCCTGTGAGGAGGGGTTTGTTCGGATgggagcagaggtgctccagtgTGAGGCCACAGGGAACTGGACCAGGGATCCTCCTGTCTGTGCAG AGGACGGTGCCTTCCTAAAGCAAGTCCTGGCTTACAGCAGTGGCTCAGCCCTGGCAGTAGCTGGTCTTGTGCTCTCTGGGGGACTCATTGCCCTCCTTGCCAAGAGGCTCAGTGACAGAG AGGAGAAGAGGAAGCTCCTGAAACCCACCAG TGACCTGGGAGCGCCGGGCACCTTCACCAACTCAGCATATGATGCCAATCTGTGA
- the LOC134422894 gene encoding P-selectin-like isoform X1 codes for MGSSFCLECPGGAASISLELENACDLHGSCLALAGSEQSNFCRKPSQGNSTYEQDRGAAVGLQSARRTRTLGSPGTSLGIAAITWGMVLWMQVGAWTYHYSDQGDYTWEQARNFCQTFFTDLVAIQNQQEIEYLNKSLPFHGRYYWIGIRKLGGIWTWVGTGKVLSKEAENWARGEPNNRRSNQDCVEIYIQRPQQAGKWNDEPCNRKKKALCYRASCQPFLCSQRGECVETIGSYRCECYPGFRGPECTDAVQCAKLEPKGVPMNCSHPYGHFSYNSTCEFGCHEGFERRGAGVLRCLPSQEWSANIPTCTAVTCPVLRAPDQGELNCSHVHGDFTFGSTCAFSCQKGFVLKGPESRECTALGTWTGDATRCEAIACPVLSAPDQGEMHCSHLHGNFTYGSVCAFSCQTGFALVGLQSRECTALGTWTGNTSHCEAVTCPVLRAPEKGQLNCSHVHGDFTFGSTCAFSCQKGFVLKGPESRECTALGTWTGDATRCEAIACLLLSAPEKGEMRCSHLHGNFTFGSTCAFSCQKGFVLKGPESRECTATGTWTGGTPRCEAVTCPVVRAPDQGELNCSHVHGDFTFGSTCAFSCQKGFVLKGPESRECTALGNWTADATRCEAIACPVLSAPDQGEMHCSHLHGNFTYGSVCAFSCQTGFALVGLQSRECTALGTWTGNTSHCEAVTCPALRAPDQGELNCSHVHGDFTFGSTCAFSCQKGFVLMGSDSRKCTATGTWTGDAPRCEAIKCSALTSPKMGQAACSHLHGDFTFGSTCAFSCQKGFVLKGPESRECTALGTWTGDPTHCKAISCPVLSPPSRGQLSCSHVHGNFTYNSTCIFSCEEGFVRMGAEVLQCEATGNWTRDPPVCAEDGAFLKQVLAYSSGSALAVAGLVLSGGLIALLAKRLSDREEKRKLLKPTSDLGAPGTFTNSAYDANL; via the exons ATGGGTTCCTCCTTTTGTCTAGAATGTCCTGGTGGAGCAGCATCAATTTCTTTGGAACTGGAAAATGCATGTGACCTGCATGGCTCTTGTTTGGCTTTAGCTGGAAGTGAGCAGAGTAATTTCtgcagaaaacccagccaagGCAATTCTACTTACGAGCAGGACAGG GGCGCTGCAGTGGGACTGCAATCTGCCAGGAGGACACGGACTCTGGGCTCTcctggcacctccctgggcatCGCTGCCATCACATGGG GCATGGTGCTGTGGATGCAGGTGGGTGCCTGGACCTACCACTACAGTGACCAAGGAGACTACACGTGGGAGCAGGCCAGGAATTTCTGCCAGACCTTCTTTACCGACCTGGTGGCAATCCAGAACCAGCAGGAGATCGAGTACCTCAACAAGAGCCTGCCCTTCCACGGGCGCTACTACTGGATCGGCATACGCAAGCTGGGCGGCATCTGGACCTGGGTGGGCACCGGGAAGGTGCTGTCCAAGGAGGCAGAGAACTGGGCACGGGGGGAGCCCAACAACCGCCGCTCCAACCAGGACTGCGTGGAGATCTACATCCAGCGGCCACAGCAGGCCGGCAAGTGGAACGACGAGCCCTGCAACCGGAAGAAGAAGGCGCTGTGCTACCGGG cctcctgccagcccttCCTGTGCAGCCAGCGTGGCGAGTGCGTGGAGACCATTGGGAGCTACCGCTGCGAGTGCTACCCCGGCTTCCGCGGCCCTGAGTGCACAGATG CTGTGCAGTGTGCCAAGCTGGAGCCCAAGGGAGTGCCCATGAACTGCAGCCATCCCTACGGACACTTCAGCTACAACTCCACCTGTGAGTTTGGGTGCCACGAGGGATTTGAGCGGCGAGGGGCGGGCGTGCTGCGGTGCCTGCCTTCCCAGGAGTGGTCAGCAAACATCCCCACCTGCACAG CCGTCACCTgtccagtgctcagagctccagaccagGGAGAGCTGAACTGCTCCCACGTCCATGGGGACTTCACCTTTGGCTCCACGTGTGCCTTCTCCTGCCAGAAGGGGTTTGTGCTGAAGGGGCCGGAGAGCCGTGagtgcacagccctggggacctGGACAGGGGATGCAACAAGATGTGAAG CAATTGCCTGCCCAGTGCTCAGTGCTCCAGATCAGGGGGAGATGCACTGCTCCCACCTCCATGGCAACTTCACCTATGGATCCGTGTGTGCCTTCTCCTGCCAGACAGGATTTGCCTTGGTGGGGCTGCAGAGCCGTGAGTGCACAGCCTTGGGGACCTGGACTGGGAACACATCACACTGTGAAG CTGTCACctgcccagtgctcagagctccagaaaaGGGACAGCTGAACTGCTCCCACGTCCATGGGGACTTCACCTTTGGCTCCACGTGTGCCTTCTCCTGCCAGAAGGGGTTTGTGCTGAAGGGGCCGGAGAGCCGTGagtgcacagccctggggacctGGACAGGGGATGCAACAAGATGTGAAG CAATTGCCTGTCTACTGCTCAGTGCTCCAGAAAAAGGAGAGATGCGCTGCTCCCACCTCCATGGCAACTTCACCTTTGGCTCCACGTGTGCCTTTTCCTGCCAGAAGGGGTTTGTGCTGAAGGGGCCGGAGAGCCGTGAGTGCACAGCCACGGGGACCTGGACAGGGGGCACCCCACGCTGTGAAG ctgtcacctgcCCAGTGGTCAGAGCTCCAGACCAGGGAGAGCTGAACTGCTCCCACGTCCATGGGGACTTCACCTTTGGCTCCACGTGTGCCTTCTCCTGCCAGAAGGGGTTTGTGCTGAAGGGGCCGGAGAGCCGTGagtgcacagccctggggaactgGACAGCGGATGCAACAAGATGTGAAG CAATTGCCTGCCCAGTGCTCAGTGCTCCAGACCAGGGGGAGATGCACTGCTCCCACCTCCATGGCAACTTCACCTATGGATCCGTGTGTGCCTTCTCCTGCCAGACAGGATTTGCCTTGGTGGGGCTGCAGAGCCGTGAGTGCACAGCCTTGGGGACCTGGACTGGGAACACATCACACTGTGAAG CTGTCACCTGTCCagcgctcagagctccagaccagGGAGAGCTGAACTGCTCCCACGTCCATGGGGACTTCACCTTTGGCTCCACGTGTGCCTTCTCCTGCCAGAAGGGGTTTGTGCTGATGGGGTCAGACAGTCGCAAGTGCACAGCCACGGGGACCTGGACAGGGGATGCCCCACGCTGTGAAG CCATCAAATGCTCAGCACTGACCAGCCCCAAGATGGGCCAGGCTGCCTGCTCCCACCTCCATGGGGACTTCACCTTTGGCTCCACGTGTGCCTTCTCCTGCCAGAAGGGGTTTGTGCTGAAGGGGCCGGAGAGCCGTGagtgcacagccctggggacctGGACTGGGGACCCCACACATTGCAAAG CCATCAGCTGCCCAGTGCTGTCCCCCCCCAGCAGAGGCCAGCTGAGCTGCTCTCATGTGCATGGGAACTTCACCTACAACTCCACGTGCATCTTTTCCTGTGAGGAGGGGTTTGTTCGGATgggagcagaggtgctccagtgTGAGGCCACAGGGAACTGGACCAGGGATCCTCCTGTCTGTGCAG AGGACGGTGCCTTCCTAAAGCAAGTCCTGGCTTACAGCAGTGGCTCAGCCCTGGCAGTAGCTGGTCTTGTGCTCTCTGGGGGACTCATTGCCCTCCTTGCCAAGAGGCTCAGTGACAGAG AGGAGAAGAGGAAGCTCCTGAAACCCACCAG TGACCTGGGAGCGCCGGGCACCTTCACCAACTCAGCATATGATGCCAATCTGTGA
- the LOC134422894 gene encoding P-selectin-like isoform X3, with protein MGAAVGLQSARRTRTLGSPGTSLGIAAITWGMVLWMQVGAWTYHYSDQGDYTWEQARNFCQTFFTDLVAIQNQQEIEYLNKSLPFHGRYYWIGIRKLGGIWTWVGTGKVLSKEAENWARGEPNNRRSNQDCVEIYIQRPQQAGKWNDEPCNRKKKALCYRASCQPFLCSQRGECVETIGSYRCECYPGFRGPECTDAVQCAKLEPKGVPMNCSHPYGHFSYNSTCEFGCHEGFERRGAGVLRCLPSQEWSANIPTCTAVTCPVLRAPDQGELNCSHVHGDFTFGSTCAFSCQKGFVLKGPESRECTALGTWTGDATRCEAIACPVLSAPDQGEMHCSHLHGNFTYGSVCAFSCQTGFALVGLQSRECTALGTWTGNTSHCEAVTCPVLRAPEKGQLNCSHVHGDFTFGSTCAFSCQKGFVLKGPESRECTALGTWTGDATRCEAIACLLLSAPEKGEMRCSHLHGNFTFGSTCAFSCQKGFVLKGPESRECTATGTWTGGTPRCEAVTCPVVRAPDQGELNCSHVHGDFTFGSTCAFSCQKGFVLKGPESRECTALGNWTADATRCEAIACPVLSAPDQGEMHCSHLHGNFTYGSVCAFSCQTGFALVGLQSRECTALGTWTGNTSHCEAVTCPALRAPDQGELNCSHVHGDFTFGSTCAFSCQKGFVLMGSDSRKCTATGTWTGDAPRCEAIKCSALTSPKMGQAACSHLHGDFTFGSTCAFSCQKGFVLKGPESRECTALGTWTGDPTHCKAISCPVLSPPSRGQLSCSHVHGNFTYNSTCIFSCEEGFVRMGAEVLQCEATGNWTRDPPVCAEDGAFLKQVLAYSSGSALAVAGLVLSGGLIALLAKRLSDREEKRKLLKPTSDLGAPGTFTNSAYDANL; from the exons ATG GGCGCTGCAGTGGGACTGCAATCTGCCAGGAGGACACGGACTCTGGGCTCTcctggcacctccctgggcatCGCTGCCATCACATGGG GCATGGTGCTGTGGATGCAGGTGGGTGCCTGGACCTACCACTACAGTGACCAAGGAGACTACACGTGGGAGCAGGCCAGGAATTTCTGCCAGACCTTCTTTACCGACCTGGTGGCAATCCAGAACCAGCAGGAGATCGAGTACCTCAACAAGAGCCTGCCCTTCCACGGGCGCTACTACTGGATCGGCATACGCAAGCTGGGCGGCATCTGGACCTGGGTGGGCACCGGGAAGGTGCTGTCCAAGGAGGCAGAGAACTGGGCACGGGGGGAGCCCAACAACCGCCGCTCCAACCAGGACTGCGTGGAGATCTACATCCAGCGGCCACAGCAGGCCGGCAAGTGGAACGACGAGCCCTGCAACCGGAAGAAGAAGGCGCTGTGCTACCGGG cctcctgccagcccttCCTGTGCAGCCAGCGTGGCGAGTGCGTGGAGACCATTGGGAGCTACCGCTGCGAGTGCTACCCCGGCTTCCGCGGCCCTGAGTGCACAGATG CTGTGCAGTGTGCCAAGCTGGAGCCCAAGGGAGTGCCCATGAACTGCAGCCATCCCTACGGACACTTCAGCTACAACTCCACCTGTGAGTTTGGGTGCCACGAGGGATTTGAGCGGCGAGGGGCGGGCGTGCTGCGGTGCCTGCCTTCCCAGGAGTGGTCAGCAAACATCCCCACCTGCACAG CCGTCACCTgtccagtgctcagagctccagaccagGGAGAGCTGAACTGCTCCCACGTCCATGGGGACTTCACCTTTGGCTCCACGTGTGCCTTCTCCTGCCAGAAGGGGTTTGTGCTGAAGGGGCCGGAGAGCCGTGagtgcacagccctggggacctGGACAGGGGATGCAACAAGATGTGAAG CAATTGCCTGCCCAGTGCTCAGTGCTCCAGATCAGGGGGAGATGCACTGCTCCCACCTCCATGGCAACTTCACCTATGGATCCGTGTGTGCCTTCTCCTGCCAGACAGGATTTGCCTTGGTGGGGCTGCAGAGCCGTGAGTGCACAGCCTTGGGGACCTGGACTGGGAACACATCACACTGTGAAG CTGTCACctgcccagtgctcagagctccagaaaaGGGACAGCTGAACTGCTCCCACGTCCATGGGGACTTCACCTTTGGCTCCACGTGTGCCTTCTCCTGCCAGAAGGGGTTTGTGCTGAAGGGGCCGGAGAGCCGTGagtgcacagccctggggacctGGACAGGGGATGCAACAAGATGTGAAG CAATTGCCTGTCTACTGCTCAGTGCTCCAGAAAAAGGAGAGATGCGCTGCTCCCACCTCCATGGCAACTTCACCTTTGGCTCCACGTGTGCCTTTTCCTGCCAGAAGGGGTTTGTGCTGAAGGGGCCGGAGAGCCGTGAGTGCACAGCCACGGGGACCTGGACAGGGGGCACCCCACGCTGTGAAG ctgtcacctgcCCAGTGGTCAGAGCTCCAGACCAGGGAGAGCTGAACTGCTCCCACGTCCATGGGGACTTCACCTTTGGCTCCACGTGTGCCTTCTCCTGCCAGAAGGGGTTTGTGCTGAAGGGGCCGGAGAGCCGTGagtgcacagccctggggaactgGACAGCGGATGCAACAAGATGTGAAG CAATTGCCTGCCCAGTGCTCAGTGCTCCAGACCAGGGGGAGATGCACTGCTCCCACCTCCATGGCAACTTCACCTATGGATCCGTGTGTGCCTTCTCCTGCCAGACAGGATTTGCCTTGGTGGGGCTGCAGAGCCGTGAGTGCACAGCCTTGGGGACCTGGACTGGGAACACATCACACTGTGAAG CTGTCACCTGTCCagcgctcagagctccagaccagGGAGAGCTGAACTGCTCCCACGTCCATGGGGACTTCACCTTTGGCTCCACGTGTGCCTTCTCCTGCCAGAAGGGGTTTGTGCTGATGGGGTCAGACAGTCGCAAGTGCACAGCCACGGGGACCTGGACAGGGGATGCCCCACGCTGTGAAG CCATCAAATGCTCAGCACTGACCAGCCCCAAGATGGGCCAGGCTGCCTGCTCCCACCTCCATGGGGACTTCACCTTTGGCTCCACGTGTGCCTTCTCCTGCCAGAAGGGGTTTGTGCTGAAGGGGCCGGAGAGCCGTGagtgcacagccctggggacctGGACTGGGGACCCCACACATTGCAAAG CCATCAGCTGCCCAGTGCTGTCCCCCCCCAGCAGAGGCCAGCTGAGCTGCTCTCATGTGCATGGGAACTTCACCTACAACTCCACGTGCATCTTTTCCTGTGAGGAGGGGTTTGTTCGGATgggagcagaggtgctccagtgTGAGGCCACAGGGAACTGGACCAGGGATCCTCCTGTCTGTGCAG AGGACGGTGCCTTCCTAAAGCAAGTCCTGGCTTACAGCAGTGGCTCAGCCCTGGCAGTAGCTGGTCTTGTGCTCTCTGGGGGACTCATTGCCCTCCTTGCCAAGAGGCTCAGTGACAGAG AGGAGAAGAGGAAGCTCCTGAAACCCACCAG TGACCTGGGAGCGCCGGGCACCTTCACCAACTCAGCATATGATGCCAATCTGTGA
- the LOC134422894 gene encoding P-selectin-like isoform X4: MGSSFCLECPGGAASISLELENACDLHGSCLALAGSEQSNFCRKPSQGNSTYEQDRGAAVGLQSARRTRTLGSPGTSLGIAAITWGMVLWMQVGAWTYHYSDQGDYTWEQARNFCQTFFTDLVAIQNQQEIEYLNKSLPFHGRYYWIGIRKLGGIWTWVGTGKVLSKEAENWARGEPNNRRSNQDCVEIYIQRPQQAGKWNDEPCNRKKKALCYRASCQPFLCSQRGECVETIGSYRCECYPGFRGPECTDAVQCAKLEPKGVPMNCSHPYGHFSYNSTCEFGCHEGFERRGAGVLRCLPSQEWSANIPTCTAVTCPVLRAPDQGELNCSHVHGDFTFGSTCAFSCQKGFVLKGPESRECTALGTWTGDATRCEAIACPVLSAPDQGEMHCSHLHGNFTYGSVCAFSCQTGFALVGLQSRECTALGTWTGNTSHCEAVTCPVLRAPEKGQLNCSHVHGDFTFGSTCAFSCQKGFVLKGPESRECTALGTWTGDATRCEAIACPVLSAPDQGEMHCSHLHGNFTYGSVCAFSCQTGFALVGLQSRECTALGTWTGNTSHCEAVTCPALRAPDQGELNCSHVHGDFTFGSTCAFSCQKGFVLMGSDSRKCTATGTWTGDAPRCEAIKCSALTSPKMGQAACSHLHGDFTFGSTCAFSCQKGFVLKGPESRECTALGTWTGDPTHCKAISCPVLSPPSRGQLSCSHVHGNFTYNSTCIFSCEEGFVRMGAEVLQCEATGNWTRDPPVCAEDGAFLKQVLAYSSGSALAVAGLVLSGGLIALLAKRLSDREEKRKLLKPTSDLGAPGTFTNSAYDANL; the protein is encoded by the exons ATGGGTTCCTCCTTTTGTCTAGAATGTCCTGGTGGAGCAGCATCAATTTCTTTGGAACTGGAAAATGCATGTGACCTGCATGGCTCTTGTTTGGCTTTAGCTGGAAGTGAGCAGAGTAATTTCtgcagaaaacccagccaagGCAATTCTACTTACGAGCAGGACAGG GGCGCTGCAGTGGGACTGCAATCTGCCAGGAGGACACGGACTCTGGGCTCTcctggcacctccctgggcatCGCTGCCATCACATGGG GCATGGTGCTGTGGATGCAGGTGGGTGCCTGGACCTACCACTACAGTGACCAAGGAGACTACACGTGGGAGCAGGCCAGGAATTTCTGCCAGACCTTCTTTACCGACCTGGTGGCAATCCAGAACCAGCAGGAGATCGAGTACCTCAACAAGAGCCTGCCCTTCCACGGGCGCTACTACTGGATCGGCATACGCAAGCTGGGCGGCATCTGGACCTGGGTGGGCACCGGGAAGGTGCTGTCCAAGGAGGCAGAGAACTGGGCACGGGGGGAGCCCAACAACCGCCGCTCCAACCAGGACTGCGTGGAGATCTACATCCAGCGGCCACAGCAGGCCGGCAAGTGGAACGACGAGCCCTGCAACCGGAAGAAGAAGGCGCTGTGCTACCGGG cctcctgccagcccttCCTGTGCAGCCAGCGTGGCGAGTGCGTGGAGACCATTGGGAGCTACCGCTGCGAGTGCTACCCCGGCTTCCGCGGCCCTGAGTGCACAGATG CTGTGCAGTGTGCCAAGCTGGAGCCCAAGGGAGTGCCCATGAACTGCAGCCATCCCTACGGACACTTCAGCTACAACTCCACCTGTGAGTTTGGGTGCCACGAGGGATTTGAGCGGCGAGGGGCGGGCGTGCTGCGGTGCCTGCCTTCCCAGGAGTGGTCAGCAAACATCCCCACCTGCACAG CCGTCACCTgtccagtgctcagagctccagaccagGGAGAGCTGAACTGCTCCCACGTCCATGGGGACTTCACCTTTGGCTCCACGTGTGCCTTCTCCTGCCAGAAGGGGTTTGTGCTGAAGGGGCCGGAGAGCCGTGagtgcacagccctggggacctGGACAGGGGATGCAACAAGATGTGAAG CAATTGCCTGCCCAGTGCTCAGTGCTCCAGATCAGGGGGAGATGCACTGCTCCCACCTCCATGGCAACTTCACCTATGGATCCGTGTGTGCCTTCTCCTGCCAGACAGGATTTGCCTTGGTGGGGCTGCAGAGCCGTGAGTGCACAGCCTTGGGGACCTGGACTGGGAACACATCACACTGTGAAG CTGTCACctgcccagtgctcagagctccagaaaaGGGACAGCTGAACTGCTCCCACGTCCATGGGGACTTCACCTTTGGCTCCACGTGTGCCTTCTCCTGCCAGAAGGGGTTTGTGCTGAAGGGGCCGGAGAGCCGTGagtgcacagccctggggacctGGACAGGGGATGCAACAAGATGTGAAG CAATTGCCTGCCCAGTGCTCAGTGCTCCAGACCAGGGGGAGATGCACTGCTCCCACCTCCATGGCAACTTCACCTATGGATCCGTGTGTGCCTTCTCCTGCCAGACAGGATTTGCCTTGGTGGGGCTGCAGAGCCGTGAGTGCACAGCCTTGGGGACCTGGACTGGGAACACATCACACTGTGAAG CTGTCACCTGTCCagcgctcagagctccagaccagGGAGAGCTGAACTGCTCCCACGTCCATGGGGACTTCACCTTTGGCTCCACGTGTGCCTTCTCCTGCCAGAAGGGGTTTGTGCTGATGGGGTCAGACAGTCGCAAGTGCACAGCCACGGGGACCTGGACAGGGGATGCCCCACGCTGTGAAG CCATCAAATGCTCAGCACTGACCAGCCCCAAGATGGGCCAGGCTGCCTGCTCCCACCTCCATGGGGACTTCACCTTTGGCTCCACGTGTGCCTTCTCCTGCCAGAAGGGGTTTGTGCTGAAGGGGCCGGAGAGCCGTGagtgcacagccctggggacctGGACTGGGGACCCCACACATTGCAAAG CCATCAGCTGCCCAGTGCTGTCCCCCCCCAGCAGAGGCCAGCTGAGCTGCTCTCATGTGCATGGGAACTTCACCTACAACTCCACGTGCATCTTTTCCTGTGAGGAGGGGTTTGTTCGGATgggagcagaggtgctccagtgTGAGGCCACAGGGAACTGGACCAGGGATCCTCCTGTCTGTGCAG AGGACGGTGCCTTCCTAAAGCAAGTCCTGGCTTACAGCAGTGGCTCAGCCCTGGCAGTAGCTGGTCTTGTGCTCTCTGGGGGACTCATTGCCCTCCTTGCCAAGAGGCTCAGTGACAGAG AGGAGAAGAGGAAGCTCCTGAAACCCACCAG TGACCTGGGAGCGCCGGGCACCTTCACCAACTCAGCATATGATGCCAATCTGTGA